The sequence CGCAGGGAATCTCCTGGTTTCACCTCACGACCATGGCGCTGCTGGTGCTGTTCTCGCTCACGCTGCTTGCCGTCTATGTCGCGCGCATGCGCCGGGCGAATGCGCTGGTCGACCGGCTGACGCGTGCGCCGGCCGTTCCGGCGACTGCCGCGCCGGTGCCAACCGCGACGGCCGTCGGCTCGACGGACGACAAGGCCGCGGCGAGGCCCGCGCAACAGGCAAGTCGCGATGCCGCGCGGGTCGAACCGGGCCGTTCCTGGAAGGGCAAACTGAGGATCTGCGCGATCTATCAGGAGACGCCGAACGTGAAGACCTTCCGCCTGCAGGCACCTGGCGGCGGCGCGATTCCGTTCGCGTTCCTGCCCGGGCAGTTCCTGACCTACGCCATCGAGATCGACGGAAAGACCGTCAGGCGTTCCTACACGATCGCCTCGTCCGCTGCCCAGACCGCCTATGTCGAGACAACGATCAAGCGTGAAGACGGCGGGCTTCTGTCCGACTACATGCATGGCCACCTGAAGGAGGGAGACCTGGTCGAGGTTGCAGGCCCCTCCGGCGCCTTCACGTTCACGGGCGCGGAAGCCGACAGTGTCGTCCTGATCGGTGGCGGGGTCGGCATCACCCCGCTGATGGCGGCGATCCGGTATCTCTCGGACATCGCCTGGCCCGGCCAGATCTATCTCGTCTATGGCGCGCAGACGACCGAGCAGTTCATCTTCCGGGACGAACTGGAATATCTTCAGCGCAGGATGACCAATCTGCACGTCGCGGCCACGATGATGCGGGCCGCAGGCACATCCTGGATGGGAAGCGAGGGACAGATCACGGCCGAGTTCCTGACGCAGGCCGTGCCGGATATTGCGAAAAGGCGCGTTCATCTGTGCGGTCCGCCCGGAATGATGGAGACGCTCCGGAAGACGCTGGTCGGCCTCGGTGTGCCGGGCGAGCAGATCAAGACGGAGGCCTTCGGACCGGCCCGCGGCGCCGTTCCGCCTCCCGGTAAGGCCGTCGCCGAAGCGCCAATTCCGGGAAGCGGAGCGGGCGATCAAGGGGTCGCAGCGGTCGGGCCGGCAACGGCCACGATCCGCTTCGCGAGATCGGGCAAGGTGGCGGCGCTGCCTCCGGACAAGAGCGTTCTTGAGGTGGCCGAGGGCGCGGGCGTGTCGATCGACTATTCATGCCGGGCCGGAATCTGCGGTGTCTGCAAGACGCATCTGCTGCAAGGCAACGTCACGATGGAGGTCCAGGAGGCTCTGACAGACGACGACAAGGCGAACGGTCTCATCCTGGCCTGCCAGGCGAGATCGGTCGGAGACCTGGTCGTCGAGGCCTGACATGATGGACGCAAGAGAGCGCCTGATCGCCGACGTCGTTCTGGCGGCCCTGTTACTGCTGGTGCCGGCTTTCCTGCTTCATTCCGACAGCCGGTTTGCAGGAAGCCTGGCCGGCTTTGCCCTCGGGGCCGGTGCGGCCGTGCTGATGCTCCTCCTTCTCGTCTATCCCATGACGAAATACAGCGCGGGGCTGAAGGCCGTGGTCACGCGGTGCGTGTCGATGTCGACGCTGCTGGCATTTCACGCCTATGCCGGAATCACCGCCACGTTCTTCGCGCTCCTGCATACCGGGCACAAGTTTCAGAGCCCGATGGGGATCGCCCTGGTGACCAGCATGCTGATCGTCGTCGTCACCGGATTTGTCGGGCGCTATTACCTGCCGCAAACTGCGCTGGAACTCCGCCAGCAGCAGTCGCATCTGGCGACGTTGAGATCGGCCTACGAGCACACCGCGGCGGCCATGTCGTCGGCCGATCGGGAGGGGCAAGACGGGTCCGCCAAGCGTGGATTGGCCTTGCAGAAGGTACCGCTGCTG is a genomic window of Bradyrhizobium sp. CB1717 containing:
- a CDS encoding iron reductase, which gives rise to MMDARERLIADVVLAALLLLVPAFLLHSDSRFAGSLAGFALGAGAAVLMLLLLVYPMTKYSAGLKAVVTRCVSMSTLLAFHAYAGITATFFALLHTGHKFQSPMGIALVTSMLIVVVTGFVGRYYLPQTALELRQQQSHLATLRSAYEHTAAAMSSADREGQDGSAKRGLALQKVPLLQLVDGISDLEAAIGSSEAVKTIFTQWIGLHILAAIVMYVLLAVHVAAEIYFGLRWLA
- a CDS encoding 2Fe-2S iron-sulfur cluster-binding protein, whose protein sequence is MSGLPCRRRSGLAVLVILTSQLAANATLASDMGLGDAYPTGQSAQRWELAQAEDDHAAHHPAASGSAGDAVPSGGTASGMMGSMDGMMGRPRKEFYPALMDMPALSAEQRSKLEVQARERISAEADRLASAEMDLRHAIAGGDIVAADQASRRLRESLNAVQSGVVALRSLHEGKPPQQIAQAWFKSQMNLLPQRGTMDADDGTQGISWFHLTTMALLVLFSLTLLAVYVARMRRANALVDRLTRAPAVPATAAPVPTATAVGSTDDKAAARPAQQASRDAARVEPGRSWKGKLRICAIYQETPNVKTFRLQAPGGGAIPFAFLPGQFLTYAIEIDGKTVRRSYTIASSAAQTAYVETTIKREDGGLLSDYMHGHLKEGDLVEVAGPSGAFTFTGAEADSVVLIGGGVGITPLMAAIRYLSDIAWPGQIYLVYGAQTTEQFIFRDELEYLQRRMTNLHVAATMMRAAGTSWMGSEGQITAEFLTQAVPDIAKRRVHLCGPPGMMETLRKTLVGLGVPGEQIKTEAFGPARGAVPPPGKAVAEAPIPGSGAGDQGVAAVGPATATIRFARSGKVAALPPDKSVLEVAEGAGVSIDYSCRAGICGVCKTHLLQGNVTMEVQEALTDDDKANGLILACQARSVGDLVVEA